Proteins from one Aspergillus nidulans FGSC A4 chromosome VIII genomic window:
- a CDS encoding uncharacterized protein (transcript_id=CADANIAT00001753) gives MGNCHSAQDHQHTVPAQRKSVGSRSRHSYVQPMQPYQAQNHDQPNRGSGVDVWSPPPYSSITPPAPAANSSSLTGAILDTAHSFLSAFDTIFLVDDSTSMHGKRWREAEDAIAAIAPICTHYDADGIDIYFLNHRNHSRSGSEGGTAGGYKNVTDAPGVREIFKSVSPSGATPVGTRLHQILTPYLRDLKRLASQSRESELKPLNIIVITDGAFTDDAESVIVRAARQLDDPSIQAVPWQVGIQFFQVGDDQQAKEYLQALDDELVRRRSYEGMRDIVDTVPWKGDRGTVLNADGILKCVLGAVNKKYDNREASH, from the coding sequence ATGGGCAATTGCCACTCTGCTCAAGATCACCAGCACACGGTCCCTGCCCAGCGCAAGTCTGTCGGCTCCAGATCCCGGCACTCTTACGTGCAGCCCATGCAGCCCTACCAGGCCCAGAACCATGACCAGCCAAATCGAGGCTCTGGCGTTGACGTTTGGTCACCACCACCTTACTCTAGCATAACACCTCCGGCACCGGCAGCAAACAGCTCGAGCCTAACGGGCGCCATCCTCGACACCGCACACTCCTTCCTCAGCGCCTTTGACACCATCTTTCTCGTCGATGACAGCACCAGCATGCATGGTAAACGCTGgcgagaagccgaagacgccattgccgccatcGCACCGATCTGTACACATTATGATGCCGACGGCATAGACatctacttcctcaaccaCCGCAACCACTCGCGCTCTGGTTCCGAAGGCGGTACTGCAGGCGGTTATAAGAACGTCACCGACGCCCCCGGTGTCCGCGAAATTTTCAAATCCGTCTCCCCCAGCGGCGCAACGCCCGTCGGAACGCGCCTGCATCAGATCCTCACACCTTACCTGCGAGATCTCAAACGCCTTGCCTCTCAGAGCCGCGAGTCGGAGCTTAAGCCACTCAACATCATTGTCATCACCGACGGCGCGTTTACCGATGATGCGGAGAGCGTGATTGTTCGTGCTGCGCGGCAGCTGGATGACCCTAGTATACAGGCTGTGCCGTGGCAAGTGGGTATTCAGTTCTTCCAGGTCGGCGACGATCAGCAGGCGAAGGAGTACTTGCAGGCCTTGGACGATGAGCTCGTCAGAAGGCGCAGTTACGAGGGCATGAGGGACATTGTCGATACGGTGCCGTGGAAGGGGGATAGAGGCACCGTGCTGAATGCGGACGGGATTCTCAAGTGTGTTTTAGGCGCGGTGAACAAGAAGTACGACAACCGGGAGGCATCACATTGA